The Algihabitans albus genome includes a window with the following:
- a CDS encoding PAS domain-containing protein, with protein sequence MEDASSHAFEVSDQLSEDCYREVERVEEISDPMLAEVFRYWHSLAAGRAMPLAREVDPLGLPRRALGYIFLVDVEHREAGRLRFRVRLAGTHAVEQAGFDPTGRYGEEVPGSEPVAARMANAVASGRPYVADVPLTWSSRNYKRYVTLVCPLADEDVAPGAASKVTRLLAVIHFQ encoded by the coding sequence ATGGAGGACGCTAGCTCGCACGCCTTCGAAGTGTCCGACCAGCTTTCGGAAGACTGCTACCGGGAAGTCGAGCGGGTCGAAGAGATCAGCGATCCTATGCTGGCCGAGGTTTTTCGCTATTGGCACAGCCTAGCCGCGGGGCGCGCGATGCCGCTGGCGCGTGAGGTCGATCCTCTCGGGCTGCCCCGCCGTGCGCTCGGGTACATATTCCTGGTCGATGTGGAGCACCGCGAAGCCGGCAGGCTTAGGTTCAGGGTGCGCCTTGCGGGCACCCATGCCGTCGAGCAGGCCGGTTTCGATCCGACGGGTCGCTACGGCGAAGAAGTTCCGGGTTCGGAACCGGTCGCTGCGCGCATGGCCAATGCCGTGGCGAGTGGCCGGCCCTACGTGGCCGACGTCCCGCTGACCTGGTCGAGCCGAAACTACAAACGGTACGTGACGCTGGTCTGCCCGCTGGCCGATGAGGATGTCGCACCCGGCGCAGCATCCAAGGTCACCCGATTGCTCGCGGTGATCCACTTCCAGTGA
- a CDS encoding AMP-binding protein gives MNLVQLLVRTARGRGERAAIVQGAGTPTTYSTLARRAACLGASLRGRFDLVPGDRVALAMKNCPAYLEVLYGCWWAGLVPVPMNAKLHPRELAYMLGKSGARLCFVTPDLATDIRSESAGLDRLQEVIEVEAPLYRQLLQSDPMHPADRDLDDLAWLFFTSGTTGRPKGAMITHRNLWTMTSCYFPDVDAVGPDDALVYAAPMSHGAGLYNFPYMAQAALHVIPESGGFDPAEFIGLMKVYRGLGAFFAPTMIKRLVEHADADSAPTANLNTLVYGGGPMYVTDLKQALEVFGNRFVQIYGQGESPMCITSLTRDQHAEIDHPAYETRLASVGRAQMLVELRVADEDDRSLPPGEVGEVLVRGPSVIPGYWQDEAASAQTLKGGWLHTGDMASLDEDGFLTLKDRSKDVIISGGTNIYPREVEEVLLRHPKVAEVAVIGRPHPDWGEEVVAVVVARKTAAPSEDELNRLCLEHIARFKRPKGYRFVAALPKNNYGKVLKTELRALLEADERSRET, from the coding sequence ATGAACCTCGTCCAGCTTCTTGTCCGGACCGCCCGTGGTCGCGGCGAACGCGCCGCCATCGTCCAGGGTGCCGGCACCCCGACGACCTACAGCACCCTGGCGCGACGGGCAGCCTGTCTCGGCGCCAGTTTGCGCGGACGCTTCGACCTCGTTCCCGGCGATCGCGTCGCCCTCGCGATGAAGAACTGCCCAGCCTACCTTGAAGTGCTCTACGGCTGCTGGTGGGCCGGCCTTGTGCCGGTGCCGATGAACGCCAAGCTGCACCCGAGAGAACTCGCCTACATGCTGGGCAAGTCCGGTGCCCGTCTCTGCTTCGTGACCCCCGATCTGGCGACGGATATTCGGAGCGAAAGCGCCGGCCTCGATCGGTTGCAGGAGGTGATCGAGGTCGAGGCACCGCTCTACCGACAGCTCTTGCAAAGCGATCCGATGCACCCGGCCGATCGCGACCTGGACGACTTGGCGTGGCTTTTCTTCACCAGCGGCACCACCGGCCGGCCGAAGGGCGCCATGATCACCCATCGTAATCTCTGGACGATGACCTCCTGCTACTTTCCGGATGTCGATGCCGTCGGGCCAGACGACGCCCTCGTCTACGCCGCGCCGATGAGCCACGGCGCCGGTCTCTACAACTTCCCCTACATGGCGCAAGCCGCACTGCATGTGATTCCGGAGTCGGGGGGGTTCGATCCCGCCGAATTCATCGGCCTGATGAAGGTCTATCGAGGTCTCGGGGCCTTCTTCGCCCCCACCATGATCAAACGTCTCGTCGAGCACGCCGATGCAGACTCGGCCCCGACGGCCAACCTGAACACGCTCGTCTATGGCGGCGGACCGATGTACGTCACCGACCTCAAACAAGCCCTCGAGGTTTTCGGAAACCGCTTCGTGCAGATCTACGGCCAGGGTGAAAGCCCCATGTGCATCACCTCGCTCACGCGCGACCAGCATGCGGAGATCGACCATCCGGCCTACGAGACGCGTCTCGCCTCGGTTGGACGTGCCCAGATGCTGGTCGAACTTCGGGTCGCCGACGAAGACGACCGCAGTCTGCCACCCGGCGAAGTCGGTGAAGTGCTGGTGCGCGGGCCTTCGGTGATCCCGGGCTACTGGCAGGACGAAGCCGCCAGCGCACAGACGCTGAAAGGCGGTTGGCTGCACACCGGCGATATGGCGAGCCTGGACGAAGACGGCTTCCTGACCCTGAAGGACCGCTCCAAGGACGTAATCATTTCCGGCGGCACGAACATCTATCCGCGCGAAGTGGAGGAGGTCCTGCTCCGGCATCCGAAGGTCGCCGAAGTCGCGGTGATCGGCCGCCCGCATCCGGACTGGGGAGAAGAAGTGGTCGCCGTCGTGGTCGCTCGCAAGACAGCAGCGCCCAGCGAAGACGAGTTGAACCGGCTCTGCCTCGAGCACATCGCGCGCTTCAAGCGGCCGAAGGGCTACCGCTTCGTCGCCGCTCTGCCGAAGAACAACTACGGCAAGGTGTTGAAGACCGAACTGCGGGCTCTGCTCGAAGCGGACGAGCGCTCTCGAGAGACCTGA
- a CDS encoding alpha/beta hydrolase translates to MPEVIFNGPEGRLEGRYQHGKGPTAPIALLLHPHPQHGGTMNNKVVYALYQIFAQRGFSVLRFNFRGVGRSQGVFDRGEGELSDAASALDWLQSYNENARACWIAGFSFGAWIGMQLLMRRPEISGFISVAPPANLYDFSFLAPCPSSGLVVQGKSDEIVPEGSVKKLIDKLQNQRDIEIEYALIEGANHFFATQLDQLSLSVHDYLNRHTDTQQAGKKAS, encoded by the coding sequence ATGCCCGAAGTCATTTTCAACGGTCCCGAAGGCCGCCTCGAAGGGCGCTACCAGCACGGCAAGGGTCCGACCGCGCCGATCGCTCTGCTGTTGCATCCGCACCCGCAGCACGGCGGCACGATGAACAATAAGGTGGTCTACGCCCTCTATCAGATTTTCGCGCAGCGGGGTTTTTCCGTTTTGCGCTTCAATTTCCGCGGCGTCGGGCGCAGCCAAGGTGTCTTCGACCGCGGCGAAGGCGAATTGTCGGACGCCGCCAGCGCGCTGGATTGGCTCCAGAGCTATAATGAGAATGCGCGCGCCTGTTGGATAGCCGGCTTTTCCTTCGGGGCCTGGATCGGCATGCAGCTGCTGATGCGTCGCCCCGAGATCAGCGGTTTCATTTCGGTGGCCCCGCCCGCCAATCTTTACGACTTTTCCTTCCTTGCGCCTTGCCCTTCGTCGGGCTTGGTCGTGCAGGGCAAATCCGACGAGATCGTGCCCGAAGGGTCGGTCAAGAAGTTAATCGACAAACTGCAGAACCAGCGCGACATCGAGATCGAGTATGCGTTGATCGAGGGTGCCAACCACTTCTTCGCTACCCAGCTCGATCAGCTTTCCTTGTCGGTTCACGACTACCTGAACCGCCATACCGATACGCAGCAGGCCGGCAAGAAGGCGAGCTGA
- a CDS encoding Rrf2 family transcriptional regulator, whose protein sequence is MKLSTKGRYAVMAMCDLTANGKGRPVSLADIAERQEISLSYLEQLFAKLRRGGLVKSVRGPGGGYLLAREAEATRIADIILAVDEPIRATRCMPGQPFGCRSNQTRCMTHDLWEELGNQIYLYLSSVSVADVVERRVLGSSGLIQTDRDFQPPIAAQ, encoded by the coding sequence ATGAAGCTTTCGACTAAAGGCCGTTACGCCGTGATGGCGATGTGCGACCTGACCGCCAACGGCAAGGGCCGTCCGGTCTCTCTGGCCGACATCGCCGAGCGTCAGGAAATCTCCCTGTCCTATCTAGAGCAGCTCTTTGCAAAGTTGCGCCGCGGCGGTCTGGTCAAGTCCGTACGCGGGCCCGGTGGCGGTTACCTGCTGGCACGCGAGGCCGAAGCGACCCGGATCGCAGATATCATTCTGGCTGTCGACGAGCCCATTCGCGCGACGCGTTGCATGCCCGGTCAACCCTTCGGCTGCCGCTCCAACCAGACCCGCTGTATGACGCACGATCTCTGGGAAGAGCTGGGCAATCAGATCTACCTCTATCTCTCCTCGGTCAGCGTTGCCGACGTCGTCGAGCGTCGGGTGCTCGGCAGCAGCGGGCTGATTCAGACGGACCGGGATTTCCAACCGCCGATCGCCGCTCAGTAG
- a CDS encoding HPF/RaiA family ribosome-associated protein, producing the protein MQLPLEIAFKDLDHSDAVEDRVRQEAQKLDRFFSHITSCRVVVEAPHKQHSKGNLYRIGIHLTVPPSRTIDVTRAHPGDPRHTDINVAIKDAFKAAARQLEDHARRLRGDVKTHGE; encoded by the coding sequence ATGCAACTGCCTCTCGAAATCGCTTTCAAGGACCTGGACCACTCGGATGCGGTGGAGGACCGCGTGCGGCAGGAGGCCCAGAAACTCGACCGCTTCTTCAGCCACATCACGTCCTGCCGCGTGGTTGTCGAGGCGCCCCACAAACAGCACAGCAAGGGGAACCTCTATCGGATCGGCATTCATCTCACCGTGCCGCCGAGCCGGACCATCGACGTCACGCGCGCTCATCCAGGAGACCCGCGGCACACCGACATCAACGTTGCGATCAAGGACGCTTTCAAGGCCGCCGCGCGCCAATTGGAGGATCACGCACGCCGGTTGCGCGGCGATGTGAAGACCCACGGCGAATAG
- a CDS encoding ferredoxin family 2Fe-2S iron-sulfur cluster binding protein, with translation MPKMTFIERDGRTKTVEAPSGLSVLEIAHRNDVDIEGACEGSLACSTCHVVIDDSWYARLEEASEDEEDMLDLAFGLTKTSRLGCQIILTEELDGLTVRLPGETRNMLLE, from the coding sequence ATGCCGAAGATGACGTTCATCGAACGTGACGGCCGCACGAAGACGGTGGAAGCACCGTCCGGGCTGTCCGTCCTGGAAATCGCCCACCGGAACGACGTCGATATCGAAGGCGCCTGCGAGGGCTCGCTGGCCTGCTCCACCTGCCATGTGGTGATTGACGACTCTTGGTATGCCCGTCTGGAAGAAGCGAGCGAGGACGAGGAAGACATGCTCGACCTGGCCTTCGGTCTGACCAAGACCTCACGCCTGGGCTGCCAGATCATCCTGACCGAGGAACTCGATGGCCTGACCGTCAGGTTGCCGGGGGAAACCCGCAACATGCTGTTGGAATAG
- a CDS encoding cysteine desulfurase family protein produces the protein MIEPVYLDYNATAPLCPEALAAMTAALAVTGNASSPHGFGRRARRLVEDAREQVASFVGARPEQLVFTGGGTEANNQALRAHGRPRVLVSAGEHASVLQAVPEVVRVPLRRDGVVSLAKLASLLAGDTAPAIVSLQLANNETGVIQPVAEAAALAREFGALVHCDAVQAAGKIPVDFALLGVDLMSLSAHKLGGPQGIGALVVADDVALQPFLLGGGQERGRRAGTENVAAIAGFGAAAAVVRQTLAHLEARRDAFEVELRGLAPSAVIFGAEAPRLPNTTCLALPGLTSESQLMALDLAGIAVSSGSACSSGKVAPSHVLGAMGASTEEAKAALRISTGWASGDSDYARFLEAWRPLAQRFPVTGSAVAKGAVTA, from the coding sequence ATGATCGAGCCGGTCTATCTCGACTACAACGCAACGGCTCCGCTGTGCCCGGAGGCCTTGGCGGCCATGACTGCGGCCTTGGCGGTGACCGGAAACGCCTCATCTCCGCACGGGTTCGGGCGGCGAGCGCGGCGACTCGTGGAGGATGCGCGCGAGCAGGTGGCGTCCTTCGTCGGTGCCCGGCCGGAGCAGCTTGTGTTCACCGGAGGCGGCACGGAAGCGAACAACCAGGCCTTACGCGCCCATGGCCGGCCCCGCGTGCTCGTCTCGGCAGGTGAACACGCCTCGGTGCTGCAGGCGGTGCCGGAGGTCGTCCGGGTTCCGCTGCGCCGCGACGGTGTGGTGAGCTTGGCCAAGCTGGCCAGCCTCCTCGCCGGTGATACGGCGCCGGCCATCGTTTCCTTGCAGCTCGCGAACAACGAAACCGGTGTGATCCAGCCCGTGGCGGAGGCGGCGGCGCTTGCCCGCGAGTTTGGGGCTCTGGTGCACTGCGATGCCGTTCAGGCCGCCGGTAAGATTCCTGTGGATTTCGCCCTGCTCGGTGTCGATCTGATGAGCCTGTCGGCGCACAAGCTTGGCGGGCCGCAAGGGATCGGAGCGCTGGTCGTGGCCGACGATGTGGCGCTGCAGCCGTTTCTTCTCGGTGGCGGTCAGGAGCGTGGGCGGCGCGCCGGTACGGAAAACGTGGCGGCTATTGCCGGCTTCGGTGCCGCCGCCGCCGTGGTACGGCAGACCTTGGCCCACCTGGAGGCGCGACGCGATGCCTTCGAGGTTGAGCTGAGAGGTCTGGCCCCCTCCGCCGTGATCTTCGGTGCCGAGGCGCCGCGCCTGCCCAACACGACCTGCCTTGCTTTACCCGGTTTGACGTCCGAGAGTCAGCTGATGGCGCTCGATCTGGCCGGTATCGCGGTGTCCTCCGGTTCCGCCTGCTCCTCCGGCAAGGTGGCGCCCTCGCATGTTCTGGGCGCGATGGGGGCATCGACTGAGGAAGCTAAGGCGGCGCTGCGGATTTCCACGGGCTGGGCCAGCGGCGACTCCGACTATGCGCGCTTCCTCGAAGCTTGGCGGCCCTTGGCGCAGAGGTTTCCGGTGACCGGAAGCGCCGTTGCGAAAGGTGCGGTCACGGCATGA
- the tenA gene encoding thiaminase II, which produces MSSNPSVYETLKSAATASWEGYIGHPFVRQLARGELPEACFRHYLGQDYLFLLHYSRAWALAVVKSQDVEDLRQSAAAVDLLLNHELALHVTYCERWGLREADLVRLPEADANRLYTRFVMDTGLSGDLLDLLVALSPCSLGYAEIGRRLAADPATRLEGNPYRDWIEMYGGSEFQEGAELCRQQLERVARARGLTGDLTANPRWPALRQLFETACRLEIGFWDMGLLGA; this is translated from the coding sequence GTGTCCAGCAATCCGTCTGTTTACGAGACTCTCAAGTCCGCCGCGACGGCGTCGTGGGAGGGCTACATCGGGCATCCCTTCGTCCGTCAGTTGGCGCGGGGAGAGCTGCCCGAGGCCTGCTTTCGCCACTACCTTGGACAGGATTACCTCTTCCTGCTGCACTACAGCCGGGCCTGGGCCCTGGCCGTGGTGAAGTCGCAGGACGTAGAGGATCTGCGCCAGTCGGCGGCGGCGGTCGACCTGTTGCTCAATCACGAGTTGGCCCTGCATGTCACCTACTGCGAGCGTTGGGGGCTGCGCGAGGCCGACCTCGTTCGCCTGCCGGAAGCCGATGCCAATCGTCTCTATACCCGCTTCGTGATGGATACGGGCCTCAGCGGCGATCTGCTCGACCTGTTGGTGGCCTTAAGCCCCTGCAGCCTGGGATATGCGGAGATCGGCCGGCGCCTCGCAGCCGACCCGGCGACACGGCTGGAGGGCAATCCCTACCGGGACTGGATAGAGATGTACGGCGGCAGCGAGTTCCAGGAAGGCGCCGAACTCTGCCGGCAACAGCTGGAACGCGTCGCGAGGGCGAGAGGTCTGACCGGCGACCTGACGGCCAACCCACGCTGGCCGGCGCTTCGGCAGCTGTTCGAGACGGCCTGCCGCCTGGAGATCGGCTTCTGGGACATGGGCCTCTTGGGCGCCTGA
- a CDS encoding anhydro-N-acetylmuramic acid kinase has product MSLAVGLMSGTSLDGIDAALIDSDGDAEVRPVAFDSHPYDPAFRARLRALLGGRAAAPELAGEIAAVELALTERHTAAVRGLLATAGAAPGEIAVVGFHGQTLLHAPEVRRTWQIGDGALLAQQLGIPVVNDFRSADVAAGGEGAPFAPLFHQALIASTLPDPSERPVAVLNLGGVGNVTWIGSASQPPIAFDTGPGNALIDDWCAKHAALTCDLDGALALAGRADAAALAVLMSHPYFARPAPKSLDRDAFDPAAVSGLSVSDGAATLTEFTAASVAAALPLLPSPPRRWLVTGGGRKNPAIMLALRARLGAAVESLEAVGWDGDALEAQAFAYLALRSRAGLPLSLPTTTGVALPTAGGQLHLPEI; this is encoded by the coding sequence ATGTCCCTGGCCGTTGGCCTGATGAGCGGTACGTCCCTCGACGGTATCGACGCAGCTCTGATCGACAGCGATGGAGACGCCGAGGTTCGGCCTGTCGCCTTCGACAGCCACCCTTACGATCCGGCGTTCCGCGCGCGCTTGCGGGCTTTGCTTGGCGGACGCGCGGCGGCGCCCGAACTGGCCGGAGAGATCGCGGCGGTCGAACTGGCCCTGACCGAACGCCACACGGCCGCCGTCAGAGGGCTGCTCGCGACGGCCGGTGCCGCTCCTGGCGAGATAGCCGTAGTCGGCTTCCATGGTCAGACTCTGCTGCATGCACCCGAGGTACGCCGCACCTGGCAAATCGGCGATGGTGCGCTCTTGGCGCAACAGCTCGGCATTCCGGTGGTCAACGACTTCCGTAGCGCCGATGTGGCGGCCGGTGGAGAGGGCGCGCCCTTCGCCCCGCTATTTCATCAGGCGCTGATCGCCTCCACCCTTCCGGATCCAAGCGAACGGCCGGTGGCGGTGCTGAACCTCGGGGGCGTCGGCAACGTGACCTGGATCGGGTCGGCGAGTCAGCCGCCGATCGCCTTCGATACCGGTCCGGGGAATGCGTTGATCGATGACTGGTGTGCCAAGCATGCCGCTTTGACCTGCGATCTGGACGGCGCCTTGGCACTCGCCGGCAGAGCGGACGCCGCGGCCCTGGCGGTCTTGATGTCGCACCCTTACTTCGCGCGGCCCGCCCCTAAGTCGCTGGATCGGGATGCCTTCGATCCCGCCGCTGTCTCGGGTCTCTCCGTCAGTGACGGGGCTGCGACCTTGACCGAGTTCACGGCTGCCAGCGTGGCGGCGGCGCTGCCGCTCTTGCCGTCGCCGCCAAGGCGCTGGCTGGTCACCGGCGGCGGACGCAAGAACCCGGCGATCATGCTGGCCCTGCGCGCGCGCCTTGGTGCCGCAGTGGAGAGTCTGGAGGCCGTCGGCTGGGACGGCGACGCTCTCGAGGCTCAGGCTTTCGCCTATCTGGCTCTCCGCAGCCGCGCCGGACTGCCGCTGTCCCTGCCCACGACGACCGGCGTTGCCCTGCCGACCGCAGGCGGTCAATTGCATCTCCCCGAGATTTAG
- a CDS encoding TAXI family TRAP transporter solute-binding subunit, translating to MPLTRRTLLQRLAAAGLLATTPAGVGRAVADQASFFRIGTGSTGGTYFPIGSLLASVISNPPGSRGCDRGGSCGVPGLIAVAQSTEGSVANVAAIAGGRLESGLCQADVAFWAFHGEAVFEGNERVTKLRTLANLYPEAIQLVVRADAGIRSVEDLKGKRISVDREGSGTLVDARLVLAAYGLDVEDLEARYLASGQAVELMRKGELEGLFLVAGTPTAAIAGLAETTAIQLVPISGEEAIVIEQSWPFFSHTTIQSGTYRGVAATRTLSVGAQWLVSADLPDDLVTGITAALWHPASRRLLDTGHPKGRLIELDTALNSLGVPLHPGALAYYEQRGITFLDEEYDPAEEPSTSELDVVPQLQHEGFGEIE from the coding sequence ATGCCCTTGACGCGCCGAACCTTGCTCCAGCGACTGGCTGCCGCCGGGCTGCTGGCGACGACGCCAGCCGGCGTTGGCCGTGCGGTCGCCGATCAGGCGAGCTTCTTCCGGATCGGGACCGGATCGACCGGCGGCACCTACTTCCCGATCGGCAGTCTTCTGGCCAGCGTGATCTCCAATCCGCCCGGCAGCCGCGGCTGCGACCGGGGCGGCAGTTGCGGTGTGCCGGGACTGATCGCCGTGGCGCAGTCGACCGAGGGCTCGGTCGCCAATGTGGCGGCGATCGCCGGCGGCCGGCTGGAGTCCGGGCTCTGCCAAGCCGACGTCGCTTTCTGGGCCTTTCATGGCGAGGCGGTGTTCGAGGGGAACGAAAGGGTTACGAAGCTCCGCACGCTGGCCAACCTCTACCCGGAGGCCATTCAGTTGGTGGTGCGGGCCGATGCCGGAATTCGCTCGGTCGAGGATCTCAAGGGCAAGCGGATCTCGGTCGACCGAGAGGGCTCGGGCACTCTGGTTGATGCACGTCTGGTGTTGGCCGCCTACGGCCTCGACGTCGAGGACCTGGAGGCTCGGTACCTGGCGTCCGGTCAGGCCGTCGAACTGATGCGCAAGGGCGAGCTGGAAGGGCTGTTTCTGGTGGCCGGTACGCCTACGGCGGCGATCGCGGGCCTTGCCGAGACGACCGCGATCCAACTCGTGCCGATCAGCGGAGAGGAAGCCATCGTGATCGAGCAGAGCTGGCCTTTCTTCAGCCATACGACGATCCAGTCCGGCACCTACCGCGGTGTCGCCGCGACTCGGACGCTCAGCGTCGGCGCTCAGTGGCTCGTGTCGGCGGATCTACCCGACGACCTGGTCACCGGCATCACTGCCGCTCTCTGGCATCCGGCCTCGCGACGACTGCTCGATACCGGCCACCCGAAGGGTAGACTGATCGAGCTCGACACCGCGCTGAACAGTCTGGGCGTTCCGCTGCACCCCGGAGCACTCGCCTACTACGAGCAGCGTGGGATCACCTTCCTCGACGAGGAGTACGATCCGGCTGAAGAGCCCTCGACCTCCGAGCTCGACGTCGTTCCGCAACTTCAGCACGAAGGGTTTGGGGAAATCGAGTAG
- the cysE gene encoding serine O-acetyltransferase, with the protein MFKTLREDIDATMARDPAARSRLEVALCYPGFQALLIYRLANSLWRRRFHLLGRWVSQIARLLTGIEIHPGAIIGRRLFIDHGMGVVIGETAEIGDDVTLYHDVTLGGVAPSIDSDQQRNQKRHPTLQDNVIVGSGAQVLGPITVARCARVGANAVVTKDVAAGVTVVGVPARAVGDQTARLEAADARFVAYGTPTGDIPDPVARALDGLLNEVHGLRAQVRDLEAKLGEQAGPKPTGSERAQAKRGVAHNGEEPAKSEKSAC; encoded by the coding sequence ATGTTCAAGACACTCCGCGAGGACATTGACGCTACTATGGCACGCGATCCGGCCGCCCGGTCGCGGCTGGAAGTGGCACTTTGTTACCCCGGTTTCCAGGCTCTTTTGATATACCGCCTCGCGAATTCGCTTTGGCGTCGGCGCTTTCATTTGCTCGGCCGCTGGGTCTCCCAGATCGCTCGCCTGCTGACGGGTATCGAGATCCATCCCGGCGCGATCATCGGACGACGCCTGTTCATCGACCACGGCATGGGCGTGGTGATCGGCGAAACCGCTGAGATCGGCGACGATGTCACGCTGTATCACGATGTCACGTTGGGAGGTGTTGCGCCCTCGATCGACAGCGATCAACAGCGCAACCAGAAGCGTCATCCGACATTGCAGGACAATGTGATCGTCGGCTCCGGCGCCCAGGTTCTCGGACCGATTACGGTCGCACGCTGCGCCCGCGTCGGCGCTAATGCGGTTGTGACGAAAGATGTCGCCGCCGGAGTGACGGTGGTTGGCGTGCCCGCACGCGCGGTCGGCGATCAAACCGCTCGCCTGGAAGCAGCGGATGCACGCTTCGTCGCCTACGGAACCCCGACCGGCGATATACCCGACCCCGTAGCTCGGGCTCTCGACGGTCTCCTGAACGAAGTTCATGGATTGCGCGCGCAGGTGCGGGACCTGGAGGCGAAGCTGGGTGAGCAGGCCGGGCCGAAGCCCACGGGGTCCGAACGCGCCCAAGCGAAACGCGGCGTCGCGCACAACGGTGAAGAACCCGCGAAAAGCGAAAAGTCCGCCTGTTAA
- a CDS encoding cysteine desulfurase family protein, producing the protein MSDSRPTHLPNRRPRGIYLDYQATTPTDPRVVEVMLPWFTEQFGNPHSDAHAYGWDAEEAVERARGQVAASLNADAREIVFTSGATESNNLAIKGAARFRRSHEGRNRVVTLETEHKCVLESTRALAREGFETEILPVRPDGLVDLDRLGAALDERTALVSVMAVNNEIGVIQPLPAIAERVHAAGAWLHVDAAQAVGKVPLDVVTAGIDLLSLSGHKLYGPKGVGALYVRRRPRVRLEPLFDGGGQERGLRSGTLPTPLCVGLGEACSLASAEREAEASRLEGLRQAFLAAIEAKLGPIAANGSLEARIPGNLNLCFPGAPADKIMAAARGLAVSTGSACSSAAVEPSYVLRALGLSDADAACSLRIGFGRMTTAEEVGRAADLLAAAVVAVRAAAAAAE; encoded by the coding sequence ATGAGCGATTCACGCCCGACCCATCTCCCGAACCGCCGTCCGAGGGGCATTTATCTGGATTATCAGGCGACCACGCCGACCGACCCGCGCGTCGTCGAGGTCATGTTGCCCTGGTTCACCGAACAGTTCGGCAACCCCCATAGCGACGCCCATGCCTACGGCTGGGACGCGGAGGAGGCCGTGGAGCGAGCCCGCGGTCAGGTCGCGGCGAGTCTGAACGCCGATGCGCGCGAGATCGTCTTTACCTCCGGTGCGACAGAATCCAACAACCTCGCGATCAAGGGGGCGGCGCGCTTTCGCCGGAGTCACGAGGGCCGTAACCGGGTGGTGACGCTGGAAACCGAGCACAAGTGCGTTCTGGAATCGACGCGCGCCTTGGCGCGGGAGGGGTTCGAGACCGAGATCCTGCCGGTCCGTCCCGACGGTCTGGTCGATCTGGATAGACTGGGTGCCGCGCTCGACGAGCGGACAGCCCTGGTCTCCGTCATGGCCGTCAACAATGAGATCGGCGTGATCCAGCCGCTGCCGGCGATCGCCGAGCGCGTCCACGCCGCCGGTGCCTGGCTGCATGTCGATGCCGCTCAGGCGGTGGGCAAGGTTCCCCTCGACGTCGTCACGGCGGGTATCGATCTGCTCAGTCTTTCCGGCCATAAGCTCTATGGTCCCAAGGGTGTCGGCGCGCTTTATGTGCGCCGCCGTCCGCGCGTGCGGCTGGAGCCGCTGTTCGATGGCGGCGGACAGGAACGGGGCTTGCGAAGCGGCACCTTGCCGACGCCGCTCTGCGTCGGCTTGGGAGAGGCTTGCAGCCTCGCGTCCGCCGAGCGGGAGGCAGAGGCCTCGCGTCTCGAGGGTCTGCGCCAGGCCTTCCTCGCGGCGATCGAGGCGAAGCTTGGACCCATCGCGGCCAACGGCAGCTTGGAGGCGCGCATCCCCGGTAATCTTAATCTCTGTTTTCCCGGAGCCCCCGCCGACAAGATCATGGCCGCCGCGCGCGGCCTTGCCGTCTCCACCGGCAGCGCCTGCAGTTCCGCGGCGGTGGAGCCCTCCTACGTTCTGCGTGCCCTGGGGCTGAGCGACGCGGATGCCGCCTGCTCTCTGCGGATCGGCTTCGGGCGCATGACCACAGCCGAGGAGGTCGGGCGCGCCGCCGACTTGCTGGCCGCTGCCGTCGTGGCGGTGCGCGCCGCCGCCGCCGCTGCGGAATAG